In Zingiber officinale cultivar Zhangliang chromosome 11B, Zo_v1.1, whole genome shotgun sequence, a single window of DNA contains:
- the LOC122034444 gene encoding transcription factor MYB2-like — MEFRGRAAPDDHESDLRRGPWTTDEDLLLVNYISAHGEGRWNSLARSAGLRRTGKSCRLRWLNYLRPDVRRGNITPEEQLLILELHSRLGNRWSKIARHLPGRTDNEIKNYWRTRVQKQAKQMRCDVDSERFADMVRSVWMPRLAERIREQSKLPCSAETSGASFETQRLSSPPMPPPAAAPESFASDVDDVCGQWMQPEQSEWPAESMWTVEDIIWLQQQL; from the exons ATGGAGTTCCGCGGGAGGGCGGCGCCGGATGATCATGAGTCCGACCTGAGAAGAGGACCTTGGACGACGGACGAGGACCTCCTCCTCGTGAACTACATCAGTGCCCACGGCGAGGGACGCTGGAACTCCCTCGCTCGTTCCGCAG GGCTCCGGCGTACCGGAAAGAGTTGCCGGCTCCGGTGGCTGAACTACCTCCGCCCCGACGTCCGGCGGGGCAACATCACCCCGGAGGAGCAGCTCCTCATCCTGGAGCTGCACTCGCGGCTGGGCAACCGGTGGTCGAAGATCGCGCGCCACTTGCCGGGGAGGACCGACAACGAAATCAAGAACTACTGGCGGACGCGGGTGCAGAAGCAGGCGAAGCAGATGCGGTGCGACGTCGACAGCGAGCGGTTCGCGGACATGGTGCGCTCCGTGTGGATGCCGCGCCTCGCCGAGAGGATCCGCGAGCAGAGCAAGCTCCCCTGCAGCGCGGAGACTTCCGGCGCCTCCTTCGAGACGCAGCGACTCTCGTCCCCGCCGATGCCGCCCCCGGCGGCGGCCCCCGAGAGCTTCGCGAGCGACGTCGACGACGTCTGTGGCCAGTGGATGCAGCCGGAGCAGAGTGAATGGCCGGCGGAGAGCATGTGGACCGTGGAGGACATAATTTGGTTACAACAGCAGCTTTGA